From Brevibacillus marinus, a single genomic window includes:
- the rlmD gene encoding 23S rRNA (uracil(1939)-C(5))-methyltransferase RlmD has protein sequence MKLARQQHEVQLRVGQLLTLTIKSLGINGEGIGYYRKKIVFVDGALPGEVVRAEVTRVEQNYAAARLRSVLERSAQRVEPPCPLYHQCGGCSLQHLDYQAQLVSKQALVEEALRKYAGLAQPPVAETIGMEHPWNYRNKAQFQVGQKGGRLIAGLYKPGSHELVHLPECPIQHQETSKIVAKTREILEKLRIPAYDERRRSGVIRTIVARAAFATGEAQLTLVTAVPEIPRVDELIQELRRQLPALVSIVQNVNPHKTSLVFGEATRTLWGKPSIVEKMGELSFDLSARAFFQLNPVQTVKLYDQVKQAARLTGRELVFDLYCGTGTIALWLAPFAKEVRGIEVIPEAVQDARRNARQNGIGNVSFYTGKAEELLPQWAKRGIKPDLVVVDPPRTGLAAVLIDALLEVRPQRIVYVSCNPSTLGKDAGRLLRAYELRHVQPLDMFPHTPHVEAIASLERKTGGR, from the coding sequence ATGAAACTAGCTCGCCAGCAGCACGAAGTACAGCTCCGCGTCGGCCAACTGCTGACCCTGACGATCAAAAGCCTCGGGATAAACGGGGAAGGAATCGGTTACTACCGGAAAAAAATCGTCTTCGTCGACGGTGCCCTGCCCGGCGAAGTGGTGCGGGCGGAAGTGACCCGGGTGGAACAAAATTATGCCGCCGCCCGCCTGCGCAGCGTTCTCGAGCGGTCAGCGCAGCGGGTCGAACCGCCCTGTCCGCTTTATCACCAGTGCGGCGGCTGCAGCCTGCAGCATCTCGATTACCAGGCACAGCTGGTGAGCAAACAAGCGCTTGTTGAAGAAGCGCTGCGGAAATACGCGGGGCTTGCGCAGCCGCCCGTCGCGGAAACGATCGGCATGGAACACCCTTGGAACTACCGCAACAAGGCACAGTTTCAAGTGGGCCAAAAAGGGGGCAGGTTAATCGCCGGCCTCTACAAGCCGGGCAGCCACGAACTGGTTCACCTGCCGGAGTGCCCCATCCAGCATCAAGAAACCAGCAAGATTGTCGCCAAGACCCGCGAGATTTTAGAGAAGCTGCGCATTCCCGCCTACGATGAACGCAGACGCAGCGGCGTGATCCGCACGATCGTGGCCAGAGCGGCATTCGCCACGGGTGAAGCGCAGCTCACCTTGGTCACCGCCGTACCGGAGATTCCCCGCGTAGACGAGTTGATCCAGGAACTGCGCCGGCAGCTTCCCGCCCTGGTCAGCATTGTGCAAAACGTCAATCCGCACAAAACGTCGCTCGTGTTTGGCGAGGCGACCCGCACGCTGTGGGGCAAGCCTTCCATCGTGGAGAAAATGGGCGAGCTGTCGTTCGACCTGTCGGCACGCGCTTTTTTCCAACTCAATCCGGTACAAACCGTGAAACTGTATGATCAGGTCAAACAGGCCGCCCGCCTCACCGGCCGGGAGCTGGTCTTCGATCTCTACTGCGGCACGGGCACGATTGCGCTCTGGCTGGCTCCGTTTGCCAAAGAGGTGCGCGGCATCGAAGTGATTCCCGAAGCCGTTCAGGACGCCCGCCGCAATGCCCGGCAAAACGGGATTGGCAACGTCAGCTTTTACACCGGGAAAGCGGAGGAGCTGCTGCCGCAATGGGCCAAGCGGGGGATCAAGCCCGATCTGGTGGTGGTCGACCCGCCGCGCACCGGCCTCGCCGCCGTGCTGATCGACGCCCTGTTGGAGGTTCGGCCGCAGCGGATTGTCTACGTCTCCTGCAACCCGTCCACCTTGGGCAAAGACGCGGGCAGGCTTTTGCGCGCTTACGAGCTGCGCCATGTGCAGCCGCTGGACATGTTTCCGCATACGCCGCATGTGGAGGCGATCGCCAGCCTGGAGCGAAAAACGGGCGGCCGCTAA
- the yhfH gene encoding protein YhfH has translation MMAVGQFFASLPKKCCSVCGSEIDEQAESYATECGPCTEQLLQDKQSRSR, from the coding sequence ATGATGGCCGTAGGTCAATTTTTCGCTTCGCTGCCGAAGAAGTGTTGTTCCGTATGCGGCAGCGAGATAGATGAGCAGGCGGAATCGTATGCGACGGAATGCGGTCCATGCACGGAGCAGCTGCTGCAAGACAAGCAGAGCCGCTCCAGGTAA
- the map gene encoding type I methionyl aminopeptidase: MITLKSERQIAMMHEAGKLLAKCHQEIARMIKPGISTLEIDAFVERFLAQHGATPEQKGYQGYQYATCASVNDEVCHGFPRRKRLKNGDIVTIDMVVNLNGALADSAWTYAVGSIPAETARLLEVTKTALYKGIEQAVVGNRLGDIGHAIQQYVEAAGFSVVREFTGHGIGPTIHEEPQILHYGTPGKGLRLKEGMVITIEPMVNVGTWRTKMDANGWTARTADGTLSAQYEHTIAITKDGPLILTEQN, encoded by the coding sequence ATGATCACCTTGAAGAGTGAGCGGCAAATCGCAATGATGCACGAGGCGGGCAAGCTGTTGGCCAAATGCCACCAAGAAATCGCGCGCATGATCAAACCGGGGATCAGCACGCTGGAAATCGACGCGTTTGTGGAGCGATTTTTGGCCCAACACGGGGCAACCCCCGAACAGAAGGGGTACCAAGGTTACCAGTATGCCACTTGCGCTTCCGTAAATGACGAAGTTTGCCACGGCTTCCCCAGACGCAAGCGGTTGAAGAACGGCGACATCGTAACCATTGACATGGTGGTCAATCTGAATGGCGCTTTGGCTGACTCCGCCTGGACCTACGCGGTCGGCAGCATTCCCGCCGAGACGGCGCGTTTGCTGGAGGTCACCAAAACAGCGCTGTACAAGGGAATCGAACAAGCCGTTGTCGGCAATCGGCTTGGCGACATCGGCCATGCGATTCAACAATATGTAGAAGCGGCAGGCTTTTCCGTGGTCAGAGAGTTCACGGGGCACGGCATCGGTCCCACCATCCATGAAGAGCCGCAGATTCTGCACTACGGCACACCGGGCAAAGGACTGCGGTTAAAGGAAGGCATGGTGATTACGATCGAGCCGATGGTCAACGTCGGCACCTGGCGCACCAAAATGGACGCCAACGGTTGGACCGCCCGCACAGCCGACGGAACGCTGTCGGCACAGTACGAACACACGATCGCGATCACCAAAGACGGACCGCTGATCCTGACCGAGCAAAACTGA
- a CDS encoding sensor histidine kinase, whose product MGIGKKLTLSFLAVIVVHLISFQLVFKNIILEQIKNDRHEQFLQEREAADLVQISQLIRSSSFKDPIEARQLSERLPEDLMYKITVRDGNGQIIYTKESHAFSLQAADMQVVAEYHFQHEPPRMGETVVQFYTNALDILASKGVSMMLLYIYGSIFLTGVVLVMFLVRWILRPIKELSAMIQEIKAGKRNIAVSYQAQDEFGQLFRYFSDMVEQLRYAEERQHELISGIAHDFRTPLTTIKGYASYLSKGRITDMERIKKQTGKIEQKALDLERLLDELQDFSSHYHPLVISRIHVHSFIAGIVEEYAEKAKEANLAFATRLRVSQALHIEADEAKLRRVLANLLDNAIYYNKPDGSILLTLDQREHHVLFTVIDKGEGIAEEDLPNIFTKFYRADKSRNRKNGGTGLGLSICQRIVESHGGEINVISKLGEGSCFWFTIPYYAKR is encoded by the coding sequence ATGGGGATCGGCAAGAAACTGACGCTCTCCTTTTTGGCCGTCATCGTCGTTCATCTGATTTCGTTTCAGCTTGTCTTTAAGAACATCATCCTCGAACAGATCAAAAACGATCGGCACGAGCAATTTCTGCAGGAGCGGGAAGCGGCCGATCTGGTCCAGATCTCCCAGCTGATACGCTCCAGCTCGTTTAAAGATCCGATTGAAGCTCGGCAGCTTTCGGAGCGGCTGCCGGAAGATTTGATGTACAAGATAACCGTGCGCGACGGCAATGGCCAGATCATCTACACCAAGGAGTCTCATGCCTTCAGCCTGCAAGCGGCGGACATGCAGGTCGTCGCGGAATACCACTTCCAGCATGAACCGCCGCGCATGGGCGAAACCGTCGTCCAATTCTATACGAATGCGTTGGACATCCTGGCCAGCAAGGGCGTTTCGATGATGCTCCTGTACATTTACGGCAGCATTTTCTTGACCGGCGTGGTGCTGGTCATGTTCCTCGTGCGCTGGATCCTGCGGCCGATTAAAGAACTGTCCGCGATGATTCAGGAGATCAAAGCAGGCAAACGCAATATCGCTGTTTCCTACCAGGCGCAGGACGAATTCGGGCAGCTCTTCCGCTACTTCTCGGATATGGTGGAACAGCTGCGCTATGCGGAAGAACGGCAGCATGAACTGATCTCGGGAATCGCGCACGACTTCCGCACACCGCTGACGACGATCAAAGGATACGCCTCTTACCTCAGCAAAGGACGCATCACGGACATGGAGCGGATCAAGAAGCAGACAGGCAAAATCGAGCAAAAGGCGCTCGACCTGGAACGGCTGTTGGACGAACTGCAGGACTTCTCCAGTCACTACCACCCGCTGGTGATCAGCAGGATTCACGTTCACTCGTTTATTGCCGGCATTGTCGAAGAATACGCGGAAAAAGCCAAGGAAGCCAACCTGGCCTTTGCCACCCGGCTGCGCGTATCCCAAGCGCTGCATATCGAAGCGGATGAAGCAAAATTACGGCGCGTGCTGGCCAATTTGCTGGACAATGCCATTTACTACAACAAGCCCGACGGTTCGATATTGCTGACGCTGGATCAGCGGGAGCATCATGTGCTGTTTACCGTGATTGACAAGGGGGAAGGGATCGCCGAAGAAGATCTGCCGAATATCTTCACCAAGTTCTACCGTGCCGACAAATCACGCAATCGCAAAAACGGCGGTACGGGGTTGGGCCTGTCCATCTGCCAGCGCATCGTCGAGAGTCACGGCGGCGAGATCAATGTGATCAGCAAGCTGGGCGAAGGCAGTTGTTTCTGGTTTACCATCCCCTACTACGCAAAACGATAG
- a CDS encoding response regulator transcription factor, giving the protein MKEHHVFVVDDNQEIIDLLEDILGGEGFRISSAQSGEQALALLREGLEPDLILLDIMMPDMNGYELCASIRSEWEMPILFLSAKGKAVDKIVGLEVGADDYITKPFDTEELLARIRAHLRRYERLHNRTRTAGSKQANTASITVQKFKGLEIHKETYSVYVEGKKVELSTKEFQLLCFLADHPGIVFTREQIYERVWGYGYGSLNTVTVHIKHLREKLEKNRPFIKTQWGTGYVFIGEKE; this is encoded by the coding sequence TTGAAGGAACACCACGTGTTTGTCGTCGATGACAACCAGGAGATTATCGACCTTTTGGAAGATATACTGGGAGGCGAAGGGTTCCGGATCTCCTCTGCGCAAAGCGGGGAACAAGCCCTGGCCCTCTTGCGCGAAGGGCTTGAGCCGGACCTCATCCTGCTCGACATCATGATGCCCGACATGAACGGGTACGAATTGTGCGCAAGCATTCGCAGCGAGTGGGAAATGCCCATCCTCTTCTTAAGCGCCAAAGGAAAAGCGGTTGACAAAATTGTCGGCCTGGAAGTAGGAGCGGACGATTACATTACCAAGCCGTTTGACACGGAAGAACTGCTCGCCCGCATCCGCGCCCACCTGCGCCGCTACGAACGGCTGCACAACCGCACGCGAACCGCCGGCAGCAAGCAGGCAAATACTGCTTCCATCACCGTGCAAAAGTTCAAAGGGCTGGAGATTCATAAAGAAACGTATTCCGTCTATGTTGAGGGCAAGAAGGTGGAGCTGTCGACCAAGGAATTCCAACTGCTCTGTTTCCTCGCCGACCATCCCGGAATCGTGTTCACCCGCGAGCAGATTTACGAACGGGTCTGGGGATACGGGTACGGTTCACTCAATACGGTGACCGTGCACATCAAACATTTGCGGGAAAAGCTGGAAAAAAACCGCCCGTTCATCAAGACCCAGTGGGGAACCGGTTACGTCTTTATTGGAGAGAAAGAGTAA
- a CDS encoding C40 family peptidase, which yields MRKFVCSLVCASILLLGSSVSAAEDPLMTTINQLYGVPYKAAGTTTSGFDCSGFTSYVFAALGVELPRTSASQYQVGQAVAKQDLQPGDLVFFDTSGHGVSHVGIYIGDNTFAHSATGQGVVKTRLDDPYYWGKRYVGAKRVPLPAVEAARKAAEEQVAQRPAEQAPQQAAGQEQQAAEQAKETAASAQPDVLPQG from the coding sequence TTGCGAAAGTTTGTGTGTTCACTCGTCTGCGCAAGCATCCTTCTGCTCGGCAGTTCTGTATCGGCGGCAGAGGATCCGCTGATGACGACCATCAACCAGCTGTACGGCGTTCCCTACAAAGCGGCGGGAACCACGACCAGCGGCTTTGACTGCTCCGGCTTTACCAGCTACGTCTTCGCTGCATTGGGTGTAGAACTTCCGCGCACGTCTGCCTCCCAGTACCAGGTGGGACAAGCAGTAGCCAAACAAGACCTGCAGCCGGGCGACCTGGTGTTTTTTGACACCAGCGGTCACGGCGTGTCGCATGTGGGAATCTACATCGGCGACAATACGTTCGCCCATTCTGCAACCGGCCAGGGCGTGGTGAAGACCAGGCTGGACGATCCCTATTACTGGGGGAAACGCTACGTTGGCGCAAAGCGCGTTCCGCTGCCCGCAGTAGAAGCAGCGCGGAAAGCGGCGGAAGAGCAGGTGGCGCAACGTCCTGCGGAGCAGGCGCCGCAGCAAGCAGCAGGACAGGAGCAGCAAGCAGCCGAGCAGGCGAAAGAGACAGCGGCATCCGCACAGCCGGACGTTCTGCCGCAAGGGTAA
- a CDS encoding LiaF transmembrane domain-containing protein: protein MGERSGKILLGMILLIVGALLLLDLIGIDLGDIFGVLIPLAIMVYGAKRVLAADGGRRLWGVVAFLFGLLMLIGKLELFFSSLVAAALLYWGFRLLRRSSAADDNLPGVAERQWARSVLGEDALDRWERERTGNI, encoded by the coding sequence TTGGGTGAGCGGTCGGGAAAGATCCTGCTTGGAATGATCCTGCTCATCGTCGGGGCGCTCCTTCTGCTGGACCTGATCGGGATTGATCTGGGGGACATCTTCGGCGTCTTGATTCCGCTCGCGATCATGGTCTACGGCGCGAAGCGAGTGCTTGCGGCGGACGGTGGCAGGCGGCTCTGGGGCGTTGTTGCCTTCCTGTTCGGATTGCTGATGCTGATCGGAAAACTGGAACTGTTCTTCAGCAGTCTGGTGGCGGCGGCGCTTCTCTACTGGGGGTTTCGGCTGCTTCGGCGAAGTTCGGCGGCGGACGACAACCTGCCCGGTGTCGCCGAACGGCAGTGGGCCCGATCCGTACTCGGCGAAGACGCGCTTGATCGCTGGGAACGGGAGCGCACGGGAAACATCTAG
- a CDS encoding PspA/IM30 family protein, whose translation MGIFKRLRDVTVASVNEVIDSLEDPVTMLNQYMRDMEAEIGRVEVAVARQVAMEKKFLQQYKEALAMAEKRDRQANLAISEGEDDLARRALLEKKQYSARAEEYQKLYQTASAAAQQMREKLAELKDEFYKMRAKKYELTTRAQVARTQKHLNQVITGLGSESASRGFARMEEKVLRMEAEAEMSSERLRTSYGLDRAFEPLFDDELEAELQARKAKLNGNPLDREQLGER comes from the coding sequence ATGGGTATTTTTAAACGGTTGCGTGACGTTACGGTGGCATCGGTAAATGAAGTGATCGATTCCTTGGAAGATCCGGTGACGATGCTCAATCAGTACATGCGGGACATGGAAGCGGAGATTGGCCGCGTGGAAGTGGCGGTTGCCCGGCAGGTGGCCATGGAGAAGAAGTTCCTCCAGCAGTACAAGGAAGCGCTGGCGATGGCGGAGAAGCGGGACCGTCAGGCAAACCTGGCCATCAGCGAAGGGGAAGACGACCTGGCGCGGCGGGCGCTGCTGGAGAAAAAACAGTACAGCGCCCGTGCCGAAGAATATCAGAAGCTCTATCAGACCGCCAGCGCCGCCGCCCAACAAATGCGGGAAAAGCTGGCCGAACTGAAGGACGAATTTTACAAAATGCGGGCGAAAAAGTACGAGCTGACGACTCGGGCGCAGGTGGCCCGCACCCAGAAACATTTGAATCAGGTGATCACCGGGCTCGGCAGCGAATCAGCCAGCCGCGGCTTCGCCCGCATGGAAGAAAAAGTGCTGCGCATGGAAGCGGAAGCGGAGATGAGCAGCGAGCGGCTGCGGACCTCGTACGGCCTGGACCGCGCATTCGAGCCGCTGTTTGACGACGAGCTCGAGGCTGAACTGCAAGCACGCAAGGCCAAGCTGAACGGGAACCCGCTTGACAGAGAACAGCTGGGCGAAAGGTAA
- a CDS encoding class I SAM-dependent methyltransferase — translation MSDFLVFFKRFVSHPGRVGSVIPSSRFLCRQMIKQIPWSQANVIIELGPGTGVFTKTILGKKRQDAQFFVVERDPAFQQVLRDRFPGLLIRDEAIHLTRYLSELQLAKADVIISGLPFAVFPPDLRKGILDNVLESLAPGGMFVTFQYSLQLKRELQQRFGKVEISFTPLNVPPAFVYTCFKEK, via the coding sequence GTGTCGGATTTCCTGGTTTTTTTTAAGCGCTTCGTCTCCCATCCGGGACGAGTCGGCAGCGTGATCCCCAGTTCCCGTTTTTTGTGCCGCCAGATGATCAAGCAGATACCCTGGTCGCAGGCCAACGTCATCATTGAGTTGGGGCCGGGAACGGGGGTATTCACGAAGACCATTCTCGGGAAAAAGCGGCAGGACGCGCAGTTTTTTGTGGTGGAGCGCGACCCGGCGTTCCAACAGGTCCTGCGCGATCGCTTTCCCGGTCTGCTCATCCGCGACGAGGCGATTCACCTGACCAGGTATCTGAGCGAGCTGCAGCTGGCAAAGGCGGACGTGATCATTTCCGGCTTGCCCTTTGCCGTGTTTCCGCCGGATTTGCGCAAGGGCATCCTCGATAATGTGCTGGAGTCGCTCGCTCCCGGCGGAATGTTTGTCACCTTTCAGTACTCCCTGCAGTTGAAAAGGGAACTGCAGCAGCGCTTTGGAAAAGTGGAAATCAGCTTTACCCCGCTGAACGTGCCTCCCGCTTTTGTCTATACCTGCTTCAAGGAGAAGTAG